The genome window ATACTTTAATTCCGTTACCCGCTTCACCTTTAGCATCAGTTGCAGTAACTGTCAATGTACCTGCTGTCGCATTAGTGAGCTTAACGCCATCCAGTTTATCACCAACAGTGTCTACAATTGCTTGAACAACACTAGCCGCATCAGTTGCGTTACCGATATTAACACCAATTGCTTTACCAGTATATGAACCTTTAGTTGCATCGTAGAATTCAATTTGCTGATCGTTAATTGTCATACCTGTACCAACCAATTTATCTACTGCTGCTTTATTTGCTGCTGTAAATGCAATATCTTGTGTAGCTTGCGTATAAGATGTCACACCCACACTTTGGTTACCAGCTGCAACTGCACCACCCAGGGAACCTTTTGATGCAGCAATATTACCAGCGGAACCGTAAAGACTTCCACCATTCGCTTTTGATACAGCAGTTACAGTTACTGCAGCACCTGCACCTGTAACAATATAATTACCTTTTAAATTTTCATTTTCATCAATCATTTTTGTAAGAGCGCTTCTTACATCAGCTGCGGCACTCGCTGCAGTGTTATTAGCAGGTGTAGTACCATCTAAAGTAACACTTGCAGAGTTAGATGTAACGTCATAAATAGCACGGTCTCCATCAGCACCTGTTTTCCCATTTGCTCCAGCAGCAGCAAAGCTCACTTTAAGTTCTTGTCCATTTAAAGTAAAGGTAACATCGTTACCTGCAGTTGCCGCAGCACCTACTGTTACAGTTTGAGTAGCTTGTGTATAACCAGTCGCACCTGAAGCCAACAAATTATCAGTGAACGCACCGTTAGTTCCAGCCAATGTTGCTTTGCCGTCACCTTTAAGCAATTTTTGAGTATTGAACTCAGTAGTGTTACCGATACGGTTGATTTCGGAAGTCAATTGGTTCATTTCGTCTTGCAGAGCTTGACGATCTGAATCCGTGTTGGTTCCGTTAGCGGATTGGTTAGCAATCTCGCGTTGACGTTGCAGGATGGAGTGAGTTTCGTTCAAAGCACCCTCAGCTGTTTGGATCAAAGAGATACCATCTTGAGCGTTACGGGAAGCTTGGTCCAAACCACGGATTTGACCGCGCATTTTTTCGGAAATTGCCAGACCAGCAGCATCGTCACCAGCACGGTTGATACGAAGACCGGAAGACAATTTTTCGATATTTTTGTTAGTGTTAGCAGTGTTTGCAGACAATTGACGGTGTGTGTTCAATGCCGCGATATTATGGTTGATAATCATTAGAGTATTTCCTCCCTGAAAATAAATTAGTTCCACATCCATGTGGTAAACGCCGCGACATTAAGGTCGGCCGCCCTGCCGAAGCAGCGTCTAAATTATATATCGACGGAAGGTGAGCAACTGTTTATAGCAAATTGGAATATTTTTAATCTTTTTTATTTTCTGTTTTTCTTAAACGTTCCATGAACGCTTCAATATTGGCTGCGAGAGGTGTAGCAGACTCCCGATTCGCTTCCTGAATGGACGCGTAGATCTCCTGCCGAAAGATATCAATATGCTTAGGAGCAGAAATACCAATTCGTACAGTATCCCCTTCTACAGCAAGTACAGTGACTTCAATATGATCTTGAATCACAATCGATTCGCCTTTTTTTCGCGAGAGTACCAGCATGCTAGACTCCACCCTTCACTGAGTTTACTTCATCTTCTGCCCAAATGAGATGACGTGTCTCATAACTGGAATGATGGAGTACCACTTGTTTTCCCAGATGTTGCTCTGGATTAAGTACAACGGGAGCCAGTAAATTCATGGTAGATCTATTTATGTTGGAATGAATAGTTACCAGAGAGAAAACCGACACCTGCTCTTCAATCCCTAACTCTTCCTTATCCACCTCACCCAATTCAAAACTATAATCAGGTACAAACATAAATGGACTAACCAACAAGAATGATAAGCCAGGTTCTTTTACTGATTGTAAATAACTGAATGGCGTATCTTCCCATGGAATTAATGCGTACTCCGTCTCTTCCTCAAATCCTGGTAACCCTTTGGGAAATTGATACAGATCTTCCTCTTTGACCTCTAGTTCTCCCCACATGCTTGTCTGTATATGAATGGTAAACGCCTCCTTGGCAAAGAATTTATACAAAAAGAGCCATAGATGGCTGCATATCGAGACCGTCTATAGCTCTACATTATAACTCACAACCCGATATCTATGTCAGGTGGAGTATATTGAACTGACGCATATTGTTTCACATAAATATCTAGCTTACCCCGTTGATATTCAATCTCGGGTTTGTTAACAATAACGTTCATTTCAGAAACGGCGGGTTGAAAGTTAATATCCGGTGGCCTTGTATCAACACGTGTGTCAACATTATCAAATGAAGCCGGAGTGCGCGTTTCAGGGAATGGCTGTGGTTTCCAGTCCATGCCCACTATATTGGCAATCGTATTACCTGACTTATGGATGGCTGCCAATTGATTCCCCTGTTGAACGCGTTCAGCCATGTTTTGCAGAAATTGTTGCTGTATTCCAGAATATATTCGTGCGTTCATATCGATCATATTCCCGCCATTGTAAGCAGAGAAAGCCTTACTTTGATCTACACGAAGAGTGATAGGATGACTCTCTACCGTTAGCTTGGCAGGTCTGGTGTTTAGCTGTACTTCTGCCTTAGGCTGACGAATAGAGTACTGACCAGGATCAGCATCCATATTGAGAATGGACGGAGTTGTTCGAATCTGGACAACCGGAAGAGTCTTCACAGATTAAGCCCTCCTTCTTATCTCAGGAAGTCTACCAGAGAGGGCGAAATAATCTTAGCACCCGCAGATAAGGAAGCATTGTAGATGTTTTCCTGTATTTTGGATTGCATCGCCAATTCTGCATAATCTGCATCCTCAACTTTGGCTTGCAGATCTGTCAAATTGATATTAAGGTCATCGAGACGTCCCATCATCAGATCAACACGGTTGGTTTTTGCTCCAAGCTCAGAACGAATGGCCAGCATCTTGTTCATTCGGGTATCTATATTATCCAGTTGCTTGGATAACGCCTCTGTATCCCCTTCTGTTAGAGCCTTCATAATGTTATTAACCGTTACGAATAGATTATCCTCTTCCGTTCCAGTACCAAATACCTCATTGCCATTCACATTGATGGGTAACTGAACACTCTCACCAACAATAAAGTTAATTTTACCCTTGTCCGTTACAATAGATGCAGCATTCGAGGTATCAAAGGACCCATCTGGATTGGTAGGAAACTCGTAAGGTTTTACATCATAGGTTTCACCGTTGAAGATATACTTGCCGTTCAGCTTACTATTAGATACATCAATTAGTTGTTCATTCAACTGTTTTACTTCCTCATTAATGCTGTCTAGTGCAGATTGAGGATTAGTGCCTGTCGATCCCTGAACTACCAGTTCACGTAAGCGTTGAACAACGTTCCCAGCTTGATTCATAACGGTATCATTGAATTCCAACCAAGAAATAGCACTGTCTACGTTTTTCTGATACTGTTCATTGGAGGATAGCTCTGCACGATAACGAAGGGAGTACGTTATCCCTACCGGATCATCTGAAGGTTTGTTAATCTTCCGACCTGTAGCTAATTGGGTCTGCGTATTATTCATCTGTTGTGCGTTCCGGTTCAGGTTTAACAGTAGCTGTGAACTGAGCATATTATTTGTTATTCTCATGGTCTGTTATGTCACTCCCTTCTATTATCTGCCTACTGTCCCAGTAGAGTTAATTAATTTATCAAGTAATTCATCATAAGTGGTCATAAATCGAGCGGATGCGTTATATGCATGTTGAAACTTAATCATATTGGACATCTCTTCATCCAAAGATACTCCGCTAACCGATTGGCGACGTGTCTCCACCTGCTCCACCAAAAATTCCGAGTTGGATGTCTGACGTGCGGCTTCCTGAGACTGCACACCCAGCTGTCCAACAATAGCGCTAAACTGTGCGCCAATAGCTGCATTACGCATGCCGTCGGCAGACTTCATTGGTGTATCTTTCAGATTGGCGAGCAAAATGGCAAGTGTATTATTACCTTTGATTACAGTCTCTGTGCCGGACGCATCTGTAGTACGCAAAGAAGTAGCAATTTTATTCGGATCAGCCAAAATTTCTGCGTTCAATGAGATATTGCCAGCTGTAATGGCTGTTCCCCCACCTGCTGCTGTGAAGAAAGGTAATCCTGGTGCATTGGTCCCGTCCATACTATATCCAAGCTGATGCAGACCGTTCAGTCCTTTGACTGTAACCTTCAAGTCTGTAGCAAGTGTACGCGCTGCACCCGTGTATGTAACCCCATCCAGTACAGTATTGTCTGGTAATACCGAACCTGCTGGAAGAGTAATCTCAATATCTCCGTTAGCAAGGGTATTAGCCAAGTCGTCCATTTGTTTCCGGTAATCACTTACCAAGGTATCTCTGGACTTAATCATGCCATGAACTTCACCATTGGTGAGTGTACCAGCAGTATATGCATCATTCAGAAAAGCAGGATCTACCGCGACTTGTACTGCCCCGCCTGTAACGAGTGCCTGTCCATTCATCTGAATCTGATATCCTTGCGGGGAATCCGTAACGGTAACATTCATGATTTTGGACAGCTTGTCCGTCATTAGATCGCGTTGGTCACGCAAATCGTTGGCATTGTCGCCAAGTGACTCAATTTTCACAATGGCACTATTGAGGTTCGCAATATTACCCAGGTAACCCTGGATCTCATTACTTTTCACAGCGATGTTACTATCCAAATCCTGACTAAGCGCATCCAATTGACGGCTAATCTGATTCATCGCATCCGTAAGAGCAAGTGTGGTTTCCTTGACAATTCGACGTGCCGTAACGTCCTCAGGGTTTTTACTCAGATCTGACCATGATTTGTAGAAGTTATCCATAACCGTCCGGAATCCAGTGTCCGATGGCTCGTTCACAATCGCTTCCAGTTTCTCAAGTGTATCTCGTTGAATGGACCAACTCCCGAAGTTGGTGTTTTCATTACGATATTGGTCATCTAGGAATTTCTCGCGTACACGTGTGATAGAGTCAAACTCTACCCCAGTACCGAGCTGTCCTGGTGTTGTGCTATGCAGAAATGCAAATGGCTCCATTGGAATGGAGGCCTGCATATTTACCTTTTGGCGTGAGTACCCTTCCGTGTTGGCATTGGCTACGTTATGGCCTGTTGTGCTAAGAGCTGTCGTCTGTGTGAACAAACTGCGTTTAGCCGTTTCGATTGAATGAAATGTAGATGTCACCTGGTTTCCCCCTAATTAATCAGGCACGCGTGTCAAACAGACCGATTCGCCCTGGATTGCCGTTCTTATCAGCAGGATGCTGATATGTGGCATCCTGTTCTGGCCGAGAAGCAAAGATGTCCATTGAAAGATCAATAAACATCAACGATTGCTCGATCAGCTTTTGATTCAGTTGATTGATTTCCTTTAACTCCTGCAGTGTTCCCGCCAGCTTCTTCTGGACTTCGAGCAATCGCTGTTTGTCAGCCGGATCAAAAATCAGTTTGGAGATCTCTGTAATGTTCAGGTTCAGCATGGACTTGATTCCACGCTCCTGAAGCAATTCGTGAACCGCACTCTGTCGTTCAATCTCCAATGGCTCCTGTTGTTTCATGAAACGGGACTCTTTGTTCAGAACGGCAATGAGTTCATCCACATCGTTTTTGACAATGACCTGTCTCTTGACCTCGCTGAGTGCCAGCATATCGCGGTGACTTTGTTCCATTTGCTGCAAAACTGCAATTAATCTGTCCAGTGCTGCCATTACGTGATCACCTATTCCTTATCAAAAGACTTAAAATACGGTAGCAATTTGTCAGCAAGCTTGCTGCTGTCTACCTGATACGTTCCTGAACTGACCTGTTCTTTCAGTTCCTGTATCCGCTGAATGCGTCCTGCATCTTGTGTACGCCCTTGTTCCTCAAGCATCTTCATCGCCTCCGGAGAAATGGATACTTCGTCCTTACGGCGGCTCTTCTTGGCATCAGCCTGCTGATTGGATTCAACGTTCCTCTGATATGAATTGATGGCGCCAATTCTACTCGGTTCATTGATTTTCATTTAAAATGCACTTCCTTCCACGTTAGAATTTTACATTGATATACGTTTTTCTTACTTTATCTTTATGTTATCGAAATGATTAGGATAATAAAAAAAACCGATAATCTTTAATAAGTTTATCGGTACGTTTCAAAACATTTGTTATAGCAAAACATGTATTTGAGCCCTCGCTCCTATTAATCGCGTAGTTTGTCGACAGCATTGTAGGTTCGTCCGCCTACATTGTTGTTATCCTTCTGACCTACTTCACGAGCTGCCCCTGCTAAGTCTTTCGTCAATCGAATACGACAAGAGTCACACATATGACCTTCACGAATCAATGTTCCGCACACTTCACAAGGATACATCATATTCGGGGCGTTCTCGATGGAAATTCGTCCCTCTCGGATGAACTTGGTAATGGTTTTGATTGAAACTTCTGTTGCATCAGATAGTTCCTGTATGTTGGTGCCTTTGTTTTCGCGCAAATAATCTACACAGATCTGATATTCCGCTTCCATCTCCTTAATACAATTCGAGCATACATCTCGAAAATTCAAAGCATATAATTTACCACAGCGAGGACAATTACCTAGATTCATCGCTAAAACGCCCCTCTCAAACTTCCATTTCCGAATAGATAATAACTATACATTACCTTATTTTCTCTGATGAATCCATAGTCTATTTGCAAAACAAAAGAGGGGCGCAGGATGCACATATACGCAACCCTGCTCCCCAATTTTATATTCCTAATTCAATGTTCTAATACTTATTACAGAAGACCATATGCTTGTGTTCTGATCGTTGAATGCGCGAATGCGATATTTATGCAAACTGGACGGTAACAAGTCAGAATGAATAAATGTTGCATCACTGACCGTCGCCACAATTTGCCCATCGGCTTCAATTTCGTAAAACGAAGCCCCCATAACCGCACCCCATGTCAGAATAACGTTTGTTCTGTCGGAAGTCCCCTTCAGCACAGGTGTAGTTAATTGAGTCATTCCCGTTATCATCTCACTCCAAACTCCTGCACCAGAAGCATTTTTAGCACGAATTCGGAAGGTATGTTCCGTATTTGGTGCAAGTCCGCTCTTCGTATAAGCGACTCCACTCACGGCAACCACTGTACCATCAATCTCCAGATCATATCCTGTAGCTCCAGTTGCAGCAGTCCATCTCAGCGCGATAGCCGCTGTGGTTGCAGAGTTAATACTTAAACCTGAGACACTGGCAGGCAACGTAGTTTGGGACAGTATTGCTGTCCAGGCACTCACATTAGTATCGGTCAGGGAACGTATACGGTACTTATGCGCCGTACCACCAAGTAATCCATTATGGACATATAAGAGATCACTCACAGTTGCAACCACTATGCCATCTGCTTCAATCTCATATTTTGTTGCACCAGCAACTTCATTCCATGTCAGCGTAACTGCCGTTTCTTCAGGTACAGCTTTCAGCGTTGTTGGTACATTTAATTGGGTCGAAGCGGTTACGACCTCACTCCAGCTACCAATGCCAGCAGCATTTTTGGCACGAATGCGGAAGGTATGATCTGTATTGGCCAGAAGTGCTGTTTTGGTATAAGCCAGAGCCGACACAGCAACGATTTTACCATCGATCTCAAGATCGTATCCTGTTGCTCCCGTAACCGCATTCCACTTCATAGCAATGGTTACTGTTGTTGCAGAATTCATACTCAATCCGGTCACACTGCCTGGTATAGTGCTTTGAGTCAAGACTGTAGACCAAGCACTACTGTTCTTATCCGTTAATGCACGCACACGATAGGTGTGCGATGTTCCTGCAAGCAAATCACTATGAACATATGAGGGATCAGTTACTGCAGAGACAATTGCTCCATCTGCCTCAATCTCATAATTGGTTGCATCTTTGATATCAAGCCAATTCAAAGTAATAGCGGTTTCCTCTGATGTTGCTTTCAGAGCAGGTGTGTTTAACTGAGTTGTAACATTTGTTACATCTCCCCAAGCTCCAGCCCCAGCAGTATTTTTGGAACGAACACGGAATGTATGATCCGTATTGGCGATAAGTCCCGTTTTGGTGTAAACCACTCCACTAACAGGTACCACCGTGCCATCAATTTCAAGGTCATATCCCGTCGCTCCTGAGACTGCGTTCCACTTCAGAGCAGCAGCTGTGTTCGTTATGCTTGTTACCGTTAACCCGGTAACAGAACCAGGCAACGTATTTTGTGTCAAGACTGCAGTCCAGGCTCCAACATTGGTTCCGGTTAGAGCGCGTACGCGGTATTTATGCGCCGTTCCAGCTATGAGATTATTGTGAGTATAAGTAGGCTCCGTAACAATACCCACTACGACTCCATCCGCTTCAATCTCATATTTGGTTGCATCTTTAACTTCAGGCCATGTCAAGGTAACCGCTTGTTCCTCAGAAGAAGCCTTCAGAACAGGTGTGTTCAGTAAAGTTGTGCCATCTACAATCTCACTCCATATACCTGCACCTGCTGTATTTTTAGAACGAATACGGAACGTGTGATCCGTATTTGTCACAAGACCACTCTTCGTATAAGCTACTCCTGTTACTGGTACAACTGTACCATCGATCTCAAGATCATATCCTGTTGCTCCCGTTACTGCCGTCCATTTTAAGGAAATGGCTACATTGGTAACAGAACTAATACTTAAACCAGTAACTGATGCAGGTATCGTACTTTGCGTCAGCACCGCAGTCCAGGCACCTGTATTAGAGTCCGTCAGTGCACGTACACGATATTTATGCGCCGTTCCTGGAAGCAAGCTAGTGTGCACATATTTCGGTTCGCTAATTGTTCCAGTAACGACTCCATCTGCTTCAATCTCATACTTGGTTGCATCTGTTACATCTGCCCATGTCAATGTAATCGCTGTTTCTTCCGAGGAAGCTTTTAGAACAGGGGTATTCAATAACGTTGTGCCACTTACCCCGTCACTCCAAGTCCCAGCACCTGCCGCATTTTTGGAGCGAACGCGGAACGTATGATCCGTATTAGCCGCAAGTCCGGTCTTGTTGTATGTTAATCCAGTAGCGGCTACTACCGTGCCATCAATTTCAAGATCATAACCTGCTGCTCCGGTTACAGCATTCCATTTCAAACCCATTGTTGTGTTCGTTACAGAGGTAATGCCCAACCCTGTTACTGAACCTGGTAGTGTATTTTGATTTAAAACAGCAGTCCATGCGCCATTGTTTGTATCTGTCAGTGCTCTTACACGATACTTATGCGCTGTTCCTGGCTGGAGACCTGAATGCACATATTTTGGCTCATCAACTGTTGCGATAGTTGATCCATCTGCTTCAATCTCATACTTGATCGCATCTGATACATCTGCCCATGTTACTGTAACAGCAGTCTCTTCCGAGGAAGCTTTTAAAACAGGGGTATTCAACAATGTTGTACCATCAATGATATCACTCCACGCTCCGGCACCTGCCGTATTTTTAGAGCGAACGCGGAACGTATGATTCGTATTGGCTGCAAGACCTGTCTTGTTGTAGGTTAATCCACTTACAGCTATTACCGTGCCATCAATCTCCAAGTCGTAACCCGTTGCTCCAGTTACAGCATTCCATTTAAGAGCGATAGCGACATTGGTTGCAGAGGTTACACTCAACCCTGTGACTGAACCCGGTAAAGTATTCTGAGTGAGAAGTACAGTCCACGGGCTAACGTTCATCTCCGTCAGGGC of Paenibacillus sp. FSL R5-0517 contains these proteins:
- a CDS encoding flagellin, encoding MIINHNIAALNTHRQLSANTANTNKNIEKLSSGLRINRAGDDAAGLAISEKMRGQIRGLDQASRNAQDGISLIQTAEGALNETHSILQRQREIANQSANGTNTDSDRQALQDEMNQLTSEINRIGNTTEFNTQKLLKGDGKATLAGTNGAFTDNLLASGATGYTQATQTVTVGAAATAGNDVTFTLNGQELKVSFAAAGANGKTGADGDRAIYDVTSNSASVTLDGTTPANNTAASAAADVRSALTKMIDENENLKGNYIVTGAGAAVTVTAVSKANGGSLYGSAGNIAASKGSLGGAVAAGNQSVGVTSYTQATQDIAFTAANKAAVDKLVGTGMTINDQQIEFYDATKGSYTGKAIGVNIGNATDAASVVQAIVDTVGDKLDGVKLTNATAGTLTVTATDAKGEAGNGIKVSNGGVQKDFETSFQIGANTGQSMSLAIGDMRSSALGITGKAGDAGFTKENTVTDGTNDVKGEAALNISTKEGAAAAIAVLDKATATVSSERSKLGAVQNRLEHTINNLGTASENLTAAESRIRDVDMAKEMMSQTKNNILAQAAQAMLAQANQQPQGVLQLLR
- the csrA gene encoding carbon storage regulator CsrA, with product MLVLSRKKGESIVIQDHIEVTVLAVEGDTVRIGISAPKHIDIFRQEIYASIQEANRESATPLAANIEAFMERLRKTENKKD
- the fliW gene encoding flagellar assembly protein FliW; the encoded protein is MWGELEVKEEDLYQFPKGLPGFEEETEYALIPWEDTPFSYLQSVKEPGLSFLLVSPFMFVPDYSFELGEVDKEELGIEEQVSVFSLVTIHSNINRSTMNLLAPVVLNPEQHLGKQVVLHHSSYETRHLIWAEDEVNSVKGGV
- a CDS encoding DUF6470 family protein; its protein translation is MKTLPVVQIRTTPSILNMDADPGQYSIRQPKAEVQLNTRPAKLTVESHPITLRVDQSKAFSAYNGGNMIDMNARIYSGIQQQFLQNMAERVQQGNQLAAIHKSGNTIANIVGMDWKPQPFPETRTPASFDNVDTRVDTRPPDINFQPAVSEMNVIVNKPEIEYQRGKLDIYVKQYASVQYTPPDIDIGL
- the flgL gene encoding flagellar hook-associated protein FlgL — its product is MRITNNMLSSQLLLNLNRNAQQMNNTQTQLATGRKINKPSDDPVGITYSLRYRAELSSNEQYQKNVDSAISWLEFNDTVMNQAGNVVQRLRELVVQGSTGTNPQSALDSINEEVKQLNEQLIDVSNSKLNGKYIFNGETYDVKPYEFPTNPDGSFDTSNAASIVTDKGKINFIVGESVQLPINVNGNEVFGTGTEEDNLFVTVNNIMKALTEGDTEALSKQLDNIDTRMNKMLAIRSELGAKTNRVDLMMGRLDDLNINLTDLQAKVEDADYAELAMQSKIQENIYNASLSAGAKIISPSLVDFLR
- the flgK gene encoding flagellar hook-associated protein FlgK, with translation MTSTFHSIETAKRSLFTQTTALSTTGHNVANANTEGYSRQKVNMQASIPMEPFAFLHSTTPGQLGTGVEFDSITRVREKFLDDQYRNENTNFGSWSIQRDTLEKLEAIVNEPSDTGFRTVMDNFYKSWSDLSKNPEDVTARRIVKETTLALTDAMNQISRQLDALSQDLDSNIAVKSNEIQGYLGNIANLNSAIVKIESLGDNANDLRDQRDLMTDKLSKIMNVTVTDSPQGYQIQMNGQALVTGGAVQVAVDPAFLNDAYTAGTLTNGEVHGMIKSRDTLVSDYRKQMDDLANTLANGDIEITLPAGSVLPDNTVLDGVTYTGAARTLATDLKVTVKGLNGLHQLGYSMDGTNAPGLPFFTAAGGGTAITAGNISLNAEILADPNKIATSLRTTDASGTETVIKGNNTLAILLANLKDTPMKSADGMRNAAIGAQFSAIVGQLGVQSQEAARQTSNSEFLVEQVETRRQSVSGVSLDEEMSNMIKFQHAYNASARFMTTYDELLDKLINSTGTVGR
- a CDS encoding flagellar protein FlgN; this translates as MAALDRLIAVLQQMEQSHRDMLALSEVKRQVIVKNDVDELIAVLNKESRFMKQQEPLEIERQSAVHELLQERGIKSMLNLNITEISKLIFDPADKQRLLEVQKKLAGTLQELKEINQLNQKLIEQSLMFIDLSMDIFASRPEQDATYQHPADKNGNPGRIGLFDTRA
- the flgM gene encoding flagellar biosynthesis anti-sigma factor FlgM; protein product: MKINEPSRIGAINSYQRNVESNQQADAKKSRRKDEVSISPEAMKMLEEQGRTQDAGRIQRIQELKEQVSSGTYQVDSSKLADKLLPYFKSFDKE
- a CDS encoding TIGR03826 family flagellar region protein — translated: MNLGNCPRCGKLYALNFRDVCSNCIKEMEAEYQICVDYLRENKGTNIQELSDATEVSIKTITKFIREGRISIENAPNMMYPCEVCGTLIREGHMCDSCRIRLTKDLAGAAREVGQKDNNNVGGRTYNAVDKLRD
- a CDS encoding fibronectin type III domain-containing protein, with protein sequence MVAGKRKNGFYLWTVRLLVFMLVFGQFGVYGGNRADAATSNRIIASSNDYRFVLSEQNGNLMVNQKQVDLGWTRSYSISSTGYSFSRSQSIRGTLEDMTNVTFGKYTSTYTGQVTNAFIVDFSEVWEYYSTMEYRQSGMNVGVWNSSRVDEFGMETPRYVQSYEASQLSLVISADTGAVVDFVSNLNPYYTRKAESFSFEKEPGTKEPITTVPAIPTGLVATANDATINLNWSAAQQAVQYEIEENGVTKGPFYGLDYTSSPYRNNTNYTYRVRGVNPRGAGEWSDTYSLRTLLEKPILSVKGEEGKNTLNWKSVEFADRYQLRIDGGEPIELGNVNSYEHDDLEANSTHTYVLRAFSTDNESSWSKPLSQLTVPNRADGLKITDATLNKLSVSWTAVKGATGYDLEINGSVVAVTGTTYNKTGLAANTEYTFRIRSKNAGGTGSWSDPVSGTTQLSTPVVQSNVTAEEVVLVWAPIEGATSYEIEADGVVSSGLEAPIFNHTNLTPGTAHKYRVRAINETNTSAWTSVVTQNTLPDSVSGLNVSAVTNTAITVKWNAVTGATGYDLEIDGTPISLTATSYTKSGLVGNTEHTFRIRSKNVAGAGAWSEIVTGRTQFNLPILKASSEETAITLTWTSIPDATAYEVEADGVIVANVSESNYTHGNILPGTSHKYRVRVATDTNISAWTTVLTQSTLPAAVSGLSITSTTNAAISLKWSAVTGSSGYDLEIDGVVVPVTGLTYTKSGLAANTDHTFRIRSKNTAGVGVWSDVVSGTTQLNTPVLKASSQEDAITVTWADVTDATKYEVEADGIVVATVTAPVYTHENLIPGTTHKYRVRALTEMNVSPWTVLLTQNTLPGSVTGLSVTSATNVAIALKWNAVTGATGYDLEIDGTVIAVSGLTYNKTGLAANTNHTFRVRSKNTAGAGAWSDIIDGTTLLNTPVLKASSEETAVTVTWADVSDAIKYEIEADGSTIATVDEPKYVHSGLQPGTAHKYRVRALTDTNNGAWTAVLNQNTLPGSVTGLGITSVTNTTMGLKWNAVTGAAGYDLEIDGTVVAATGLTYNKTGLAANTDHTFRVRSKNAAGAGTWSDGVSGTTLLNTPVLKASSEETAITLTWADVTDATKYEIEADGVVTGTISEPKYVHTSLLPGTAHKYRVRALTDSNTGAWTAVLTQSTIPASVTGLSISSVTNVAISLKWTAVTGATGYDLEIDGTVVPVTGVAYTKSGLVTNTDHTFRIRSKNTAGAGIWSEIVDGTTLLNTPVLKASSEEQAVTLTWPEVKDATKYEIEADGVVVGIVTEPTYTHNNLIAGTAHKYRVRALTGTNVGAWTAVLTQNTLPGSVTGLTVTSITNTAAALKWNAVSGATGYDLEIDGTVVPVSGVVYTKTGLIANTDHTFRVRSKNTAGAGAWGDVTNVTTQLNTPALKATSEETAITLNWLDIKDATNYEIEADGAIVSAVTDPSYVHSDLLAGTSHTYRVRALTDKNSSAWSTVLTQSTIPGSVTGLSMNSATTVTIAMKWNAVTGATGYDLEIDGKIVAVSALAYTKTALLANTDHTFRIRAKNAAGIGSWSEVVTASTQLNVPTTLKAVPEETAVTLTWNEVAGATKYEIEADGIVVATVSDLLYVHNGLLGGTAHKYRIRSLTDTNVSAWTAILSQTTLPASVSGLSINSATTAAIALRWTAATGATGYDLEIDGTVVAVSGVAYTKSGLAPNTEHTFRIRAKNASGAGVWSEMITGMTQLTTPVLKGTSDRTNVILTWGAVMGASFYEIEADGQIVATVSDATFIHSDLLPSSLHKYRIRAFNDQNTSIWSSVISIRTLN